CCTGCATGaatattttcatattaaatTTATCAATACATTTTGATGATGCAATGACCATATCATTACACCAAACTGTCTCAggaaaaaaagttaaataaataaataaatagaaggtaTAATATTGGATACGAAAAATTCACCATCATGAGAGTAATATCAAAGCATGAATACTTACAGCTTCACCTCTTATGATGTGGTTTGCTGCATTCAATATACAAAAGTTACTTGTAGCACAAGCTGTCGAGATTGAATAATTAGGGCCCATCCATCCCTGTAATCCATAAAAGATAACAATGTTTGTTAGAAGCTGAAGACAACATAGCCAAAATAAAAGCTTGGTACGAAACAAAACACCAATTTATGGTGTCCATGCAACAACAGACCAGATCCATCGCAAGTATGGCAGATCCCATATTTGTTGTGGCAAAAGGTACACAAAAAGGATTCATCTTCTTATATGATACTCTTAAAGCTTCAATGGCATCATTAAAAACCTGCTCAATAGAAAAAGCACCAAAAATCATAGTCAATAAAACAAGGGCACAAGGTTGAAAATATAGCACACTCTTCTGCTCCATTTGGATTGCAGTGGCATTAAATTCAGTCCACAACACCAGCTGGTTTTACAAGATTTGTATCTCAACATGAAAGTAAGACAAGGTTACCTTCATGCCACCCATTGCTGAGCCAATCAAAACCCCACATTTTTCCTTATTCAACTCATCCATTACATCTTCAGTAATTCCACCATCAACTAAGGCCTTTTTACCGGCTGTTAGCAAATAGAGCATAAATTTATCCATTCTCTTCGAAAGTTTTGGTGCAACCCAGCCATCGGTGGAGAACGACTTGATCTCACCAGCAATCCTCTGGAAACGTAGAATATTCAGAACAAAAGCTACAACAGACAACAAGAAATACaatttcaattatatataaCTTGCCGTTGGATATTCAGCACAATCAAATGTCTCGATCTCACTAATGCCGCTAACACCATCAAGTAAATTGTTGTAGTAAACATCTGGTTCGTGACCAAGAGGTGTAACAACGCCCAACCCGGTCACAACTACTCGCCTTTGTTTTGTAGGAGGTTTTTTCGTTGTTGTGACTTCATGTGCAGGTTCCACAGCTACAGCCATTGTTTTACCTTATAGTTTTGCAATTCAGAGGAATAAGTCAGCAATAATAAAAATTGCATGCAACCGCCTATCATTCAAGAAATTCGTATCAGAAGCATACGAACGGCCCACAGCTTATAGTTCAACATGATGCATGTGTAGTTTCCAATGATCATGATAAGGATATGTTCTTTTGGGAAGTAGAAATGGGGTGAAATTTTTACAATAAGTTCTATGAGTGAAATTACACATGGGCCACATCCATTGTAAATTCCCAACCCATTTTTAACCCCTAACAGAACATACCCTTGGTGCACATTAATGTTGAGCAGGAAATGCAACCCCAGCCATTAACAAAAATATGCTTAGGTTTATCCAAGGTAGTAATTCTAAGACTATGGTAACAAAAATGCTATGAAACCTCGAAAAATTCATCAGACCCAACTTATATCCCTTACTTTAAATCAAAACACTCAAGACCACTGAATACTAGAACCCATCAGGCAGGGACATGCATGCAGCAGTAGTAGACTTGTCCAGTGTgttaaaaacatactaaagaACTAGGAGCAAAAATAACTTGTGGATAGTTTGTGCCAGAATCATCTATTTTacatgataatttaaaaaaaaaaattgagggaaaaaaaaaggagCCTCTGACTTGCTTATGTGTGCTTATGACAAAGGCATAACTTACCTCCACTATTTTACATAGAGAAACAAAAAActagagagagagggagagagaggtaATCCCACGTGGGGGCGATATTTACATAGTAGTTAACTTCAGAACACTTCAGTGTGATTATTATTTTCAtgaagaaaagcaaaaaaaaaataaaaataaaagtcaaaagaaatttatttttgtttgagtTGATTCTGTGAATATGCTGAACCACCTCAACGAGATTGCAAGAAATTCAAAGTGATGATGCGAACATTAACCAATATTTAATGGGAACTTTATGTAGATACCTGAGTGTACGATAAATACAAGGAAATGAAGTAGGAATGGGAAATGAAAGCAAAAAGCATGGGCAATGGCATAGTGTTGTAGCAACATGTCCTAATTAAGTGACACAGGTGCACCATCAACCTCAGCAAAGAAAGAACAACAACTACCCCCATACTCCTAATATTATAAACCGTACCCTCAAAACAGTTAAACAAAGCAGGTAGAACAACCCTCCACACTAAACCACCAAGCAACCCCATTTATTAGGATGACCAACCAAAAGACAAAGATCCAAGCTAACACTTGTGCATTTTAAGTAattcagaaaaaaaaagggaaaaaagcCACACACACACATCCTTCAGAAGACCAGAAAATCAGAACCCAGATTTCATAACCATAATAAaaaaactattattattatattaatacaagaaaattaaataaatgaatCAAATTGAAATACCCAGTACGGGGTACAGATTAAAATTGCAAAAAGCACCAGAAATATCTTAACTTGAGGTGATTTAAGTGgggaaaattaaaaaaaaaaaaaaagtttaccAGAATGAGCAAGTTTATTGAGACGGGTGTGTCTGCGATTGGGAGTTGTGGAtcgaaagagagaagagaaggcATTGTGAGTGTTGCAGTAGTCATCGCAGGGCTCGAAGGAGCTTATGAGTCCCTGAATGCTGGATCCGTAGAGCGAAGAAATCAATCTCATGTTCAATTGGGAGGTGTTTGGTGGCAGCGCCTTCGTCCTCCTTGACCTCTTGGATGAGCGAAGCGCTGCCTTTGGAGTCCCGGCGCGGTCAGCGTGGCACGTGACTGACATGCAAGCTGCCACCAGCCACGTGCAGAGGGGTGAGGCCATGGATGAAGCAGCGGAATGTATCATGTTGTCTAAAGCAGAAGCTCGCAAGAGAATCGAGGACGTTTCAGTGAAGATACATGTacatgtatgtatgtatgtatatacaaagaagaagaagaagaaaaagaaagtgagTTGTGGGGGTTTTGAAGAAGGTTGAGAGTTGAGAGAGTGAGAAAGAGAATCGATCTgagagaagaaggaaaagggAGGCGTTGTGAAGTCTCAAAGAAAGAGTCTCAAAGTCTCTGCTTTTTCTGCAATCTGACTCTCACTCGCTCCTTCGCTTCTCATTTCATTTGCTTTccctattattttaattttatttaattttctactaacctctcttctttttcttcgcTATTCATCATTATTTATGCAATATTTTCTACTTATattgtactttattttttttgtcattagtGTAAAACGTGACATAgcatttattttattcttgctTTCAGATTTTCTTTAGtcaaaataatactttattctCTTGTaggactttttttttttacgaaaATTTGAAAGTAAATACcaaaattagttaataattaagAGATAAAGATCAGTTTaacttgattttaaaaaaatatttagtttttatttttttaaataatatttttaaaaaatttaaatattaaaaacgttttttgtttctatttttttaaaagtaaaatattgttaacttttaaaaaagtaaattgtttaattttttaataaattaaaaaaatgtatctaaataaatttagaattgaataaaaaatactttaatttttttttaaaaaaatatttttcactcGAAAAAGCTAATCCAAATCAACACTAAAACCTAATTTGCTcataaattttcatctaataatTAGTTTggcttttaaattttaaacagaAGCTATTTTTAACCgtaaatcaaattagtttttttaaaaaataatctaattaataaaatgcTTAAAATACTTATGAGATGCTCAGTTAGTTAAATGTCATGTAAACAAGTTGAGAGACATTACTATCTGCAAGCCACTGATGAGCTGTTAATACTTAATAGTTATCTGCACACATAAGTATTCATGTAATACAGTAATAGAATGGGTGACAAAATGACTTGATTGAATTATAGTTATAAAACTCATTATCAAATTAAGTatgtttaaaatttatattaattatcagatcaaattcatgaatcaaaatttatcttatctctaattatatgataaataaaagaaaatatttgaattttttctcTTGATGATTATTAAAAAGTCCCATATATGTAAACTAGTAGTTGAATATGAtacaaaaaaatgaaattaatccgtatatattatcatatatattctaaaaaataaagaccacaaaagaaaaggaaaagaaaaatgctgGTGCATATCAGTGTCTCCTTTTGCTGGCTACGTGACCTGAAATAATGTAACAGAGATGCAAATTGAAAAttaatattactttttttttttggtaagaGAATGGAAAGCACTTCTGAATGCTATGAACCTTTTTCTATTGCGGCGTGCAAGTGTCACACATCCAACATTGTATCACATTTATCACATTACTCAAATTTCAATATCAAATTGATTCAAattcaccaaaaaaaatttttgaaacatGAATATTGGTTGACCTGTCGAATATGACACTCAATGGATACTATTTTGTTTACATGTGTTTCATATATATTAAGTATGTGTATTAATAGAacataaaaaatactttttaagtttttcaaCTATGGCacacaaaaaaaatgaatgagTTTCTAAGTTTTTTCAAATATAGCTCGCGAGAAAAAATTAATGAGAAAGAGATTGATGGAAAGTGGAGATAGCCGAACTTGATTTATGTTGATTTGCTCAGAAAACAACATGCAACCACTGATTCTAGATTCTACCCACGAAATTCGAAATGCTGGCTCAACTAATGTTACGAGTTGTTGTTTGTTACAAAGTAGTTGCTTTAAATTACTAGTTCCCCAAATATTGTGTAGGCtatatagataaaaaatattactagtatactaaaattaaaattaattactaatatatttatatataaatacatatgtagtttaatttatttttaatatatatttatattttaatatatattttatattagtgattgactttaataattgattttggatatatatatatatatatatagaaaatcgATTTTGTTTCTAGTTATTGCAAATGAAGGAAGGACAATCATCCATACATACGAGTCCAAACCCAAGGAATGACAATTCACAGATATATGATTCTTTTCTAATAAACGCATATTTTCACCTAACATGTGCTATCTCTATACATAAAAGAGTAGAGTGTTTATCGATAGACAATTGACTTTTTATATAATGTGAACaataagttttaaaattaatttaataaaataaaaatatattacatttctattaaaattaCGGAAATtacaagtaaaaaaaaagagattatTGTATACGTAAttgtattattcattaaatttattatctacctatatttttttatcagtatatattatttttatatcaaaataagACTTTGAGTGCCACTATAGAAATTAAATCATATTACAATCTAATAATAGTAATACTTCAAATTTAAAAACTTGTTTTAACATATTTGATATAGAATttgatttaatataaaaaaattaattgaaaagttTTATGTTGTCTATTAAAATTTCGTTAAGCACTactttgttaagttttattgaaaaaaCGTTTGAATACTACATTTTATAGTGCATTTATCGTTAGAATTTTTGTTATAgcaaaattttattaataatgaaGTCCAGTGTGAGAATTGAGTGAGTTATTTATGTTTCGATTATATgggaaaaaaagtaaaattccTGAGGAAAAAAGGATAAAATTCTTGTGAATATGATAGGAAAAGGTACCATCTTTGTATTGTGCACAAAATATTCAATTTTTGTCCCAGTTAGTGAGAGGCAGATAATATCATTTATTATCTTTGTTGTTACTTGTACTTATTTGGGCCTGTGAGGATAATATCATCCTTCAAATGTTACTATAATTTTGACcaaccaaaattaaaaaaacaataaaGACCCCTGAACTATAATCAGGCTAGTACAATgcagtaaattttttttgaaaaaattaggTCGGACAACTTTATTTTAACTTtagatattataaatatattatacaCACAATATTAAgaattttcatgtattatttaTTAGTCATAGTCAAATTTCCAATCCAAATATATCTATTACAATTTACAAGATACAAGATAAGAAATTTTACCGCTAAAAGTAAGATTTTAAGTGCGTTCAATGCAATAATTAAATGAGGTAGCTCAGGCTGTGGAATGAACAAACCTATAATACTGCAATTCTGCAAATAAAGTGCTTTTAATTTAAGCCTATTAAGTATTAACTCTTGCGGTGGGTCAAATCCTAACATTGATTAAGGGTATGTTGCTTAATGAATGTTAATTATATTCATTAATTCTCAAAATATGTGTTAATTCAATATATGTTTGGTTTACCTAACTATTGttgttatgttttatttttggaattgaTTAACTTGTGTTCTTAAAACACATTTTTAAAATGTAATAATAAGATttgttcattatttttaatatattcaatgtattaattagaaatataaaaactttttttggtaacaatttttataaaatattttttatggtattttttaCCTATGTTTTTAGAGTACAAATTAGTaaaattcttaattatttttgtgactaaATTAACTTTAAATGGTTTAACTTTTAAAGATGCATATTAAAATTCTTGTCCAtagaaattattaattttttatttcaataatacataaaaattttcgataattttgttttcaagtaataattttaacattattCTAAGAATACATAATAACTAAACTCTTCTGTAAATAATACTTTAAAAAATTCCACAAAATCATTTGATTGCTTACTTAAATAGCATTACATTATAATAACTCAACTATCTGCATTCTTAAATGCattctttcatttctttttcttttttttttccttgcAGCATATGATAAATGaaaccaagaagaagaaaataatgtCAAGGCCCTATTTAGATTTTGATGGAAAGTTTTATTAGCattattcttgttgaaatttttaAAGGTTAATTTCctccaagaaaaaaaaatagagatagaAGAAGTAATTAGGTGGGCTAAATATATCttaaataatacaatatttaATTAAGAATAATAAGTGAGTGTAATTAATTTTCTTAATCTGTGTCTTCAAATCCTTGTTTTTCTGGGATGTAACGCTCGTCTGGTAATCAATAATAATCAATGTGCTAGATTGGAACTAGGTTGATCTACATTAGAAATTTGTACTCCATCCTTGTAATATAAGCAAGGTTATGGAATAAAGTCATAgctttaattaatttaatttgtgcTAACTCCTAAGGTTATGTAATTAAGTGGCTGCTGAGAAAAAGATTTGGCTTAGGAGGTTGGTACGAGGGAGCCAAACTTTTCACGTGCAGTGTGTTTTTCATGACACTAACGCTATCACATCttaattatttgaaattatttttctaatttgtGGGGTGCAAGTGCAACGTATACTACTTAATAATTTATCCTATTACCATGAAACAAAAATCATAACAATCTGGAAGCTCAAATTATTCAAAGTGCAATATGGTCCCCTATCtcagttttgtttgttttttagcAAATTACACGTACCATGTCACGTATTCATAGATGAAGATAATGTTATCAATTTTTTGCATGAACCTAATTAAAGGGTTGGATAATGCGATACGCTTCTACAAATGTTATCACAGAGCGACCAATGAAATTACTTTAGTCACTCTCTCTCTTTCCCTTTTTAGGCTTAGATGATTTTCAAGCACTCCGATCCATTAAATTACTTAATTAAACGAACTAAATGGGTCTCATCTAACGGTCGAAAGCAACAGATTGTGATCACAACAACAAGATTTGTTTTACACTTTTACTAGCTATAAACCACTCTAAATCTGTGGAGTTTAGACTTGTTTGCTTAAATTTTAGAATACACAATAAATTAAACATGTATGAAACTTATTAATTATATGGGTTCATGCACTCACTTCTCCTCCCGTAAAAGTGGATTATTTGATGAGAAGACTATATAAAAGGTGAAGAGCAAGTTGTGTGTGAGCCAAAATATAAAGACGTAAGTGTGTTTCTTTGTGGACAAATATGAGCGTATTAGAACTCAAACTTCATTTAAAAGGGCTGTTTCCCCTTTTTTCCTTGCTATATTTCCGAATCAAATGGAATGGTTCTTTCATGGGATCCAatctgtttttactttttcagaAATTTTGGATCCAAACTCCATTATTCTCATACGAACAACCAAAGTGTCAAATTACCATTTGAATGATCTTTTTGCATTCCTAAAAGAATTTTTGTTCTTTAAATTGGTCtctagaatattttttttaattaaattcgtctttaaaaatttttaagttggTCATATTAGTCCGTCGTCCATCAATGTTGACGTTATAATTTACTGATATGGCTTGTTAAGTAATACAAATGTACACACTTAGTTTTAATTACCTACTAACATGataagtttataaaattagattaaattaattataaaatgtCTTAAAATCTCTTCAATTTAGAGTtgatttaatctaattttataaatttattatgttagTAGCTATTTAAAACTTTCAGGTATATGTTGTGATCAGTGTAATTACTTAACGTGCCACAtcaataaattttgatattgtCAGTAATAGAAAAACTAATATAactaacttaaaatttttaaaagataaatttgattaaatttttttttcgaaaactaatTTGTTGAACGAGTGATTTTTTATTCTTCCATTTTTTTCATATACAAATAAGGGTAGTGCATATTTATATATTTCAACAAATTTATGTAAACCCACTATtacatataaaaagaaaatcacAAATCCTTCTACTAACTGATAGAAAAGAAGGTCATTAGTAAAAATgggaaaatgaagaagaagaaaaagtattGAATGATTACATGTCATTTTATTGTTTGAAAACTTGTACTTCCATAGATAAATGAGAGAATACAATGGATTTAAGTATTTAACTGGCCATCATAGTCCGAGTAGCATGGGTATATAAGTTTTTGGGGTCAGAATGGATTATTATTTAGTAAATCACTAAATCCACAATAGCCACACGGCAAAATGGTTAATTGAGTTTGTTGGCCTGTAAAGCTTATTGGACTGGGCCCGAAATTGTGATTTAAACAATATTGTGATGATAATTATCATTCTAGCATGTCCAAACATAGAAACCGAAAACCTTGTGTATTTTCGGATGGGCTTAAGCATTCAAATATCTTCGAGCCGAAAaggaacaaaaataaataaacaaaattcttttcaaaaagcATCTAATGAGTATGGTGGTGACTGGTGAATCTTAAAATAATATAGTGTAGGACCATGCTATGAATATCACTCAACATAGGACTCAAATGTCACTATTTGAGGACATggttttattattttctgttgCCTCAATTATTGAAGTTGCAAGTACGTAGTGCATTCTTTTGAGTCTTGACGATTCTTCCATGTCATTCCTCTTCTGATGCTAGAGCATCATCATCTAAATTACTAACACCAACCAATTATTTTCCGCAAATTATTCATGTTTTTAGTATTCTGACGATGATGATGTTGTGGGTAATAAGTAGTCAATGTTGCGCAGTAATTCTGTTTAATATTAGCAACTAATCACTCACCATACATTGAAAATAGATTATGAATAGTTGTAATTAGGGTGTAAGTTATCGAATCGGACCGAAAATTACCGTAAAccgaataaaaaattataacaaccgatttaaaaaccgaaaaatcaatttttttttctgataAAACCGattggttcggttcggttttcggTTGGCTCGATAGAAACCGAACCGAACTAAACTGAACCGAACATATGCATCAATTTCAATGTTTAAATCATTTTAATCTTTAATCTAACAACAAAAAATTTCAATCCCTAACCATTTCAATGTTTTActcttattattttagtttattgaCTATTTTAAACCTCTAATTATTATGATTCATATTTttctcattaaaaattaaaaatcgaaaaaaccGACCGAACCAAACTGCTGTTGGTTCAGTTCGGTTCGATTTGATTGTTATAAAAGCAGCAAACTGTACAATTGTGTGTCTGTAAGAACAGAACATATCGATTCGATTAGTTTTTAATCCAAAACTAAATCAAACCGAACCGATAACACCCCTAATTGTAATAACGTtcgtataaaaataaatacaattcCTATTATAATTTATGTTTAATTAATAATCCTCTACCCTTATTAGCTTATCTTGTGTGCTGCCTTGTCCCTTAATCAACTTTCCAATATCATGTTTttctcataattcataattgcTAATAATCATTTAGGTTGTTTCCCATGGAAAGTATTAAGGATATTATTAGCAGTATATAAGTAAGCATCATTAGCCAGGAGACATGAATGCTAATTAACAATATTAAATGTTGGGCACCAAAAAACAGTATTAAATGTCCAATAACAGCAAGAAAATCTATATGATCCAAATTATAAAGAATTTAACTATCATATATCTTTAGAATTTCTAAAGATATTTGTTAATATTGTTGTTACGATGGGTAATTGGAGATTAATGGGCTGGATTCATTAGGTTGGCCCAATTATCTGAGGGGGGAAGCCTTCGAACGGGTTCGCACCTTTGGGGCTTCTGTCCGACTTGTGAACGCGAGTGAATGGGGGTGGTActtgcaaagacactccgattcCTAAATTAGCAAGGGTACGAGCAGGTCTATAGAGTATTGGGACTTAGAAATActtgaggggtgtcagtgtatttatagtggtgaaccaataaccaccgttggagtagttccatcttttaaggtggataaccgtccctttatcttaggaaAGTTGCAATATAGCTCCTAGAAGTGGGTTGAAAGATTGTAGGGGCAGTtattatctgccagctaatcctCGTTTCCGACTTCCTTAAAGTAAATCGTGGTGAGAACCGACTTCTCAAGGGAAGGTCGGTGTAATGGGAGGCTCAACCTTGTGGGTTGGACTTGTCGTTTGGACCTAGACCCTAGCGTTGGGCCAGGATATGAACAAttgttattataaaaatatttaaaatttgtattttaacaaataaacaataaaatttaaactttatgtgtcaattataaaaaatttaaattaataattctaCTATACATTCTTATGAAATATATTAgctaaatttttaactaaaatagaTAGAAGTGTAGTGCGTCAACTGAAAAAGTATAGGTAAATAATGTTTTTtataaataatgtaaataatgggtccaataaaataaaaagtaaaaatatattacacttttaaattatttaccTAAATTTTAATACTAAGATAACCATCCGTACATCTAGTAAATTAAACATCCgttgttcatattgttcaaaAAAGTAATTGATTACCTACCATCCCGCGTCAAATAACACAATTATACTTTATTTTCAAGTTCATCTTCCTGCTCATGCTCACCTGATATCTCCTCCAAAGATTTTCCTTTTGGCTCAGGCACCAAAAATGTAAACAAGAACCCTAAAATGTTAACAACTCCTAATACTAGCAAGGAATTCTTGATACCGATACCGGGAGGATAACCGGCATCTGTCTTGGTCTTGTCCGGACTTTGAGCCAAATATAGGAATCCAAAAGCACCAATCATAGCACCAAGCTTGCCGGAAGCCGAGGAAATCCCATGGCATGTAGAGCGGAATCTTGCAGGGAAGATCTCTGCAGGGACGACGAAAGTGGTTGAGTTAGGTCCAAAGTTTGCGAAGAAGAATGTTAACGAATACAACACCACGAATCCAATGCGATTCTCTTTCAGAGTCCAGTGCTCATAAGGAATTGCGAGGGCGAACATGAACACTGTCATGAAGAAGAAGCCAACCAATTGGATGGTGAATCTTCCGATCTTATCAATGAATGCTACTGTAAACCAGTATCCAGGAATTGTACTGCAAAGAGCTATAAGCGTTTGAGCTCTCGCGATCTTGAAAACTTCTTCCAATGCGTTCATGGTTTTCGCAGGAGGAATCCAACCGATTGCGCTGAAGATATCTTTCTGGAACAGATTCTGACTGTAAAATGCAACATCAAGCAAGAACCACGTACTTGCTGTTCCAAGCAAATGTAAACCATGGCGTGCAGCGAATTGCTTAGATAACAAGCCAAAATCCTTAGTTTGATCCTCTTTCTTCAACTCCTCTGCTTGGAGTTCCACTTGCATAACTCTAGACATATCTTTTGCAGCCTGCTCCATGTTCTTTGCAACCAATGCCGTGTAACGCGCGGTTTCTGGCATCTTCGTCCTCCAATAGTATGTCAGTGCAGCGGGAAGAGCCCCAAACATAAGAATTATTCTCCACGCAAAATCTGCTTCTGGAACAGTTGAACCTACTGGATCAACCTCATAGGGAGGAGCATCGAATTTCGCCTTGAATATTGATGAAGTAACGATTGCAAATATGCCTCCGGCCAAGATTCCAAACCCCTGCATTGCGAAGACGGCGGCGATAAACGCACCGCGAGTTTTCTTGTTTGCGTACTCCGACATAATGGTTGCAGAAAGCGGATAATCTCCTCCGATACCGAATCCCAGCCAGAACCGGAAAAAGCAAAGCGTCGTCATAACCGACTTTGGTTCCCGGCCGAATGATAGGCCAGAGGCGACAGAGCAAAGCACCATAAGCAGCAGAGTCATGCCGTAGACTTTTTTTCTGCCGAGCTTGTCACCTAGCCAGCCAAAGAAGAGCTGGCCAGAAAGTGTTCCGATGAAGGCTACGCCATTAACTGCGGCGGAAACATTGGGCGGCAAGGTTCCTGGCTTTAGTGCACCATCGACATGATAGTATATACGGCCAAGTAGCTTGGTTACAAGAGAGATACAAAACAAGTCATAGGCATCGGTGAAAAATCCCATTCCTGCAACGATAATTGCTGTGAAATGGTACCATTGTGTTTTTGCCACATCAAGTGCATTCAACACTTGAAGTTGATCCTTCGCCATCTATGTATAATTATCTCTCAAGCTTTGTTT
Above is a genomic segment from Arachis stenosperma cultivar V10309 chromosome 1, arast.V10309.gnm1.PFL2, whole genome shotgun sequence containing:
- the LOC130941305 gene encoding probable inorganic phosphate transporter 1-7, which produces MAKDQLQVLNALDVAKTQWYHFTAIIVAGMGFFTDAYDLFCISLVTKLLGRIYYHVDGALKPGTLPPNVSAAVNGVAFIGTLSGQLFFGWLGDKLGRKKVYGMTLLLMVLCSVASGLSFGREPKSVMTTLCFFRFWLGFGIGGDYPLSATIMSEYANKKTRGAFIAAVFAMQGFGILAGGIFAIVTSSIFKAKFDAPPYEVDPVGSTVPEADFAWRIILMFGALPAALTYYWRTKMPETARYTALVAKNMEQAAKDMSRVMQVELQAEELKKEDQTKDFGLLSKQFAARHGLHLLGTASTWFLLDVAFYSQNLFQKDIFSAIGWIPPAKTMNALEEVFKIARAQTLIALCSTIPGYWFTVAFIDKIGRFTIQLVGFFFMTVFMFALAIPYEHWTLKENRIGFVVLYSLTFFFANFGPNSTTFVVPAEIFPARFRSTCHGISSASGKLGAMIGAFGFLYLAQSPDKTKTDAGYPPGIGIKNSLLVLGVVNILGFLFTFLVPEPKGKSLEEISGEHEQEDELENKV
- the LOC130966914 gene encoding 3-oxoacyl-[acyl-carrier-protein] synthase II, chloroplastic-like, encoding MIHSAASSMASPLCTWLVAACMSVTCHADRAGTPKAALRSSKRSRRTKALPPNTSQLNMRLISSLYGSSIQGLISSFEPCDDYCNTHNAFSSLFRSTTPNRRHTRLNKLAHSGKTMAVAVEPAHEVTTTKKPPTKQRRVVVTGLGVVTPLGHEPDVYYNNLLDGVSGISEIETFDCAEYPTRIAGEIKSFSTDGWVAPKLSKRMDKFMLYLLTAGKKALVDGGITEDVMDELNKEKCGVLIGSAMGGMKVFNDAIEALRVSYKKMNPFCVPFATTNMGSAILAMDLGWMGPNYSISTACATSNFCILNAANHIIRGEADVMLCGGSDAAIIPIGLGGFVACRALSQRNTDPTKASRPWDINRDGFVMGEGAGVLLLEDLEHAKKRGATIYAEFLGGSFTCDAYHVTEPRPDGAGVILCIEKALAQSGVSKEDVNYINAHATSTPAGDLKEFQALLHCFGQNPELRVNSTKSMIGHLLGAAGGVEAVATVQAIRTGWVHPNINLENPDQGVDAKVLVGSKKERLDIKAALSNSFGFGGHNSSIIFAPYK